One Paenibacillus crassostreae DNA segment encodes these proteins:
- a CDS encoding MarR family winged helix-turn-helix transcriptional regulator, producing the protein MADHEDFYEISSLFTNIIKGITQDWNKQGHELSITHCKTLYRLSKDGPQKVSQLACSLNFTSAAITGITDHLFTEGYVNKERAENDRRVVNITITKKGEEMVQGLKENQRELVGSYFKTLPDEDVEHLKRIFTTLISGNR; encoded by the coding sequence TTGGCTGATCATGAAGATTTTTATGAAATCTCCTCTTTGTTTACTAACATTATAAAAGGAATCACCCAAGACTGGAATAAACAAGGACACGAATTAAGTATTACACATTGTAAAACGCTCTATAGGTTATCTAAAGACGGACCTCAAAAAGTATCCCAACTAGCTTGTTCTCTCAACTTCACATCTGCAGCTATCACAGGTATAACAGATCATTTATTTACTGAAGGCTACGTGAATAAAGAGCGCGCAGAAAATGACCGTAGAGTTGTTAATATAACGATCACCAAGAAAGGAGAAGAAATGGTCCAAGGACTAAAGGAGAATCAACGAGAACTTGTAGGTTCATACTTTAAGACACTGCCCGATGAAGATGTTGAGCATCTGAAAAGGATCTTTACAACATTAATATCAGGTAATAGATAA
- a CDS encoding alkaline phosphatase family protein: protein MRQKNSLFLMLICILLLTSGCLKQEPVHKEQDLVQVKSTNDKHVKKVILLLIDSLMAQAIDEGIAQKELPTLQFLIQHGQYYKELVSSFPTMSVTIDSSLLTGTYPDGHHVPGLTWYSTKEKKLINYGTGPMEIINHGVNPVLEDALINLNRSHLNQKIPTLYEDLAQRGLKSGSINGLIYRGPIGHVLTIPPWIQGPTSLPRTIPVKGPDYLSLGSLSDPLDGLKELPDGLSNRLGLNNRYSIETVKYLIHANKLPDFLYVYLPDLDHQIHKKGPSDLKGVKEMDKQLQSLLQSFGSPEEALKKATFIVVGDSGMTQILPAEENPLIELSSFFNDYKVLRDGESVTEETEIVLALNETMAYVYKLKADKLKDIAYLLKADPRIDIIAWKEKKWMYAIQGNTSKELKFKVNGKLIDPYQQKWTIKQDAEVLDLKINAQQQTVSYGKYPDVLQRLYGALHSHDGEFLIVTAKRGFELADRNSPTHKGGGGHGSIGKTESLVPLIISGTEQKPQYLRIIDLKSFLLKLLTK, encoded by the coding sequence ATGCGTCAAAAAAATAGTTTATTTCTCATGTTGATCTGTATACTGCTATTAACTAGTGGATGCCTGAAACAAGAACCAGTACATAAGGAACAGGATTTAGTCCAAGTGAAATCTACAAATGATAAACATGTTAAAAAAGTGATCTTGCTACTAATCGATTCTTTAATGGCTCAAGCTATTGATGAAGGTATCGCGCAAAAAGAACTCCCAACTCTACAATTTCTGATACAACATGGTCAATATTATAAAGAGTTGGTCAGTTCTTTCCCCACCATGTCTGTGACGATAGATAGTTCGCTGCTTACAGGAACCTATCCAGATGGTCACCATGTCCCTGGGTTGACTTGGTATTCTACGAAAGAAAAGAAACTCATTAATTATGGAACTGGACCCATGGAGATCATTAATCATGGTGTTAATCCAGTATTAGAAGACGCGTTAATCAACTTGAACAGAAGCCATTTAAATCAAAAAATCCCTACTCTTTATGAAGATTTGGCACAGCGCGGGCTGAAATCTGGAAGTATTAACGGTTTGATATATCGAGGTCCCATTGGCCATGTATTAACCATTCCACCTTGGATTCAAGGTCCTACTTCTCTACCACGAACCATACCTGTCAAAGGACCGGATTATCTGTCTTTAGGATCGCTATCAGATCCGCTTGATGGATTGAAAGAACTTCCAGACGGATTAAGTAATCGCTTGGGTTTAAATAATCGATATTCCATTGAGACCGTCAAATATTTAATTCATGCGAATAAATTACCTGATTTCTTGTATGTATATCTACCTGATTTAGATCACCAAATCCATAAGAAGGGTCCTTCGGATCTAAAAGGTGTCAAGGAAATGGATAAACAACTTCAGTCTTTATTGCAGAGTTTTGGATCGCCAGAGGAAGCTTTGAAAAAAGCGACATTTATTGTCGTTGGAGATAGTGGAATGACCCAAATCTTGCCTGCTGAAGAAAATCCTCTGATCGAATTATCTTCCTTTTTCAACGACTATAAAGTGTTGCGAGATGGCGAATCTGTAACGGAAGAAACGGAAATCGTACTAGCCCTTAATGAAACGATGGCTTATGTCTATAAACTTAAAGCGGATAAGTTAAAAGACATTGCCTATCTATTAAAAGCTGATCCTCGGATTGATATCATTGCCTGGAAAGAAAAGAAGTGGATGTACGCCATTCAAGGCAATACCTCCAAAGAACTCAAATTTAAGGTCAATGGAAAACTAATCGATCCCTATCAGCAAAAATGGACAATCAAACAAGATGCTGAAGTGTTAGATTTGAAAATAAATGCTCAGCAACAAACTGTGAGCTATGGTAAGTATCCTGATGTACTGCAACGATTATATGGTGCATTGCATTCACACGACGGTGAATTTTTAATAGTTACTGCAAAACGTGGGTTTGAATTAGCGGATCGAAACTCACCGACACACAAAGGGGGTGGAGGTCATGGATCTATTGGAAAAACGGAGTCCCTAGTTCCTCTTATCATTAGTGGAACTGAACAAAAGCCACAATACTTACGGATCATAGATTTAAAATCGTTCCTGCTTAAACTTTTAACAAAGTAA
- a CDS encoding MDR family MFS transporter: MEHLSSKRKLSIMIATMAAMLFAAINQTITSTAMPRIISILDGMEYYTWTINIYLLTSTIATVLVGKLSDMFGRKPFLLAGILLFMIGAFLTGTSTDVYQFIIYRGIQGIGAGIIQSTAFTAVGDLFPPRERGKWMGLMMAVFGFSSVLGPSLGGYLVDNMEWHWLFWIFLPLGVVAFVMILTLFPKSTRGESTNIDYLGSLFLTTTIVPLLLAFTWAGTQYDWGSSQILGLLAGTVISALIFIWVESKAKNPVLPLHLFKNNVVTISNIIGFIMNFGMMGAMIYLSFFVQGVLGISATYAGYVTMPMSIVMVVASAITGQLMAKSGKYKRYALIGIPIMIAGMTIMVFMNNVPMAVLSMAVFGLGLGLGMPVFSLATQNAVSHSELGVATASSQLFRNLGGTIGIAVMGTVMANNLSKNLSNALQSESAPDFSQIDPAVTEQMLSFANPQALMNKPLLEQTQASLPTDIQPLFSQMIDSIRDALGLTLSTVFLTGTIVLVVAFVLVFFLKELPLRTSNEMPTPEEANQEKKLAVDKA, encoded by the coding sequence ATGGAACATTTATCAAGCAAACGAAAACTTAGTATTATGATCGCAACTATGGCTGCGATGTTGTTCGCAGCAATTAATCAGACCATTACAAGTACGGCTATGCCGCGTATCATTTCTATCCTAGATGGCATGGAATACTATACTTGGACGATTAATATTTACTTGCTAACATCAACTATCGCTACGGTTCTGGTCGGTAAACTGTCAGACATGTTCGGGCGTAAACCTTTTCTATTGGCAGGTATTTTACTATTTATGATTGGTGCCTTTCTGACAGGAACTTCTACTGACGTGTATCAGTTTATTATATATCGTGGTATTCAAGGTATTGGTGCTGGTATTATTCAATCCACTGCATTTACAGCTGTTGGGGACTTATTTCCTCCACGCGAACGCGGTAAATGGATGGGTCTAATGATGGCTGTGTTCGGTTTCTCCAGCGTTCTCGGACCATCACTTGGAGGATATTTAGTTGACAATATGGAATGGCATTGGCTGTTCTGGATCTTCCTACCACTTGGTGTTGTTGCCTTTGTGATGATTCTTACCTTGTTTCCCAAAAGCACACGTGGGGAGTCAACCAACATTGATTACTTGGGTTCACTATTCCTTACAACAACTATTGTTCCGTTGCTTCTTGCTTTCACTTGGGCGGGTACGCAATATGATTGGGGATCTTCACAAATCCTTGGTCTTTTGGCAGGAACGGTTATTTCAGCACTTATCTTCATTTGGGTCGAATCCAAAGCGAAGAACCCGGTTTTGCCACTTCATCTATTTAAAAACAACGTAGTCACTATATCCAATATTATTGGATTTATTATGAACTTCGGAATGATGGGTGCTATGATCTATCTCTCCTTTTTCGTACAAGGAGTGCTGGGTATCTCAGCAACATACGCTGGTTATGTAACTATGCCTATGTCGATCGTCATGGTTGTAGCCAGTGCAATTACTGGCCAATTGATGGCTAAAAGCGGGAAGTATAAACGTTATGCCTTAATCGGAATACCCATCATGATTGCTGGTATGACCATTATGGTATTCATGAACAATGTACCAATGGCGGTTCTCAGTATGGCTGTATTTGGTCTTGGACTAGGGTTAGGTATGCCGGTGTTCTCACTAGCAACACAAAATGCAGTTTCTCACTCTGAGTTAGGTGTAGCAACAGCCTCTTCTCAACTATTCCGTAATCTCGGAGGTACGATCGGAATCGCGGTGATGGGTACTGTTATGGCGAATAATCTATCCAAGAACTTGAGTAATGCTTTGCAATCAGAATCTGCACCAGATTTCTCTCAGATAGATCCTGCAGTTACGGAGCAAATGCTTTCTTTTGCTAATCCGCAGGCGCTGATGAATAAGCCTTTGTTAGAGCAAACTCAGGCTAGTCTACCAACTGATATACAGCCTTTATTCTCACAAATGATCGACTCAATTCGTGATGCTCTGGGTCTGACGTTGTCAACCGTGTTCTTAACAGGAACGATTGTGCTCGTAGTTGCTTTTGTTCTTGTCTTCTTCCTGAAGGAGTTACCTCTTAGAACATCAAACGAAATGCCTACTCCAGAGGAAGCAAATCAAGAAAAGAAACTTGCTGTAGATAAAGCTTAA
- a CDS encoding LLM class flavin-dependent oxidoreductase, with the protein MEQYRIHPSKGLEFGLYSIGDHLLNPHTGAKISAEQRIHELIEASKLADEAGLDVFAVGESHQTGFTTQAHTVILGAIAQATKNIKIASSATVLSTSDPVRVYEDFATLDLISGGRAEIVAGRGSRVGAYSLLGFDVNDYEELFEEKIELLMKLNNEDTITWEGQFRAPLHDASILPQPQSGHLPIWRAVGGPPASAIKAGHAGIPMMLTTLGGPAINFKFSVEAYRNALAESGFDPAILPIATTSLFYTADTSQDALREYYPHLHTGMQSLRGGGYPKQQFDQSTDYREALMVGSPQQIIEKILYQYELFGQQRFMAQIDFGGVPFAKIAKNIELIATKIMPAVKKHTASEPV; encoded by the coding sequence ATGGAGCAATATCGTATTCATCCAAGCAAGGGACTAGAATTTGGCTTATATTCGATTGGAGATCATTTACTTAACCCACATACAGGCGCAAAGATTAGTGCAGAGCAACGAATTCACGAATTAATTGAGGCAAGCAAATTAGCCGATGAGGCAGGGTTAGATGTATTTGCTGTTGGTGAAAGTCATCAGACAGGGTTTACAACGCAGGCTCACACGGTCATTCTGGGTGCAATTGCACAAGCCACAAAAAATATTAAAATTGCTAGTTCGGCAACGGTTTTAAGTACATCCGATCCGGTTCGTGTATATGAGGATTTTGCAACATTAGATTTGATATCTGGAGGGCGAGCTGAGATTGTTGCAGGAAGAGGTTCACGTGTAGGTGCATATAGTTTACTAGGATTTGATGTCAATGACTATGAAGAGTTATTTGAGGAAAAAATCGAACTTCTGATGAAGTTGAATAACGAGGATACAATTACATGGGAGGGTCAATTCCGCGCACCTTTACACGATGCTTCTATTTTACCGCAACCCCAATCAGGTCATTTGCCTATTTGGCGTGCAGTAGGAGGTCCCCCTGCTAGTGCAATTAAGGCGGGACATGCAGGAATACCAATGATGTTAACAACGCTGGGTGGACCAGCTATTAACTTTAAATTCTCGGTTGAGGCTTATCGTAATGCGCTTGCTGAAAGTGGATTTGATCCTGCGATATTACCGATTGCCACCACAAGTTTGTTCTATACAGCTGACACATCACAAGATGCACTACGTGAGTATTATCCTCATCTTCATACGGGAATGCAGTCTTTACGTGGTGGCGGGTATCCGAAACAACAATTTGATCAATCTACTGATTATCGAGAAGCACTTATGGTGGGTAGTCCACAACAAATTATTGAGAAAATTCTCTACCAATACGAATTATTTGGGCAACAACGATTCATGGCTCAAATCGATTTCGGTGGTGTACCGTTCGCTAAGATCGCGAAGAATATTGAACTGATTGCAACTAAAATAATGCCAGCGGTTAAGAAACATACAGCATCCGAACCTGTATAA
- a CDS encoding CHRD domain-containing protein: MRTFRTFLSGRSEVPPVRTFATGNAVFHLNASGTRLRFRLVVNNIAKVTQAHIHIGRVGRNGPVVAFLFGPSKFGISVRRGVVSGVLTNRDLVGPLQGRTIQDLVREINRGNTYVNVHTEQYPNGEIRGQI; encoded by the coding sequence ATCAGAACATTTAGGACTTTCTTATCTGGACGAAGCGAAGTACCGCCTGTCAGAACATTTGCTACAGGCAATGCAGTATTCCACCTTAATGCTAGTGGCACTCGACTAAGATTTCGTCTAGTTGTCAATAATATCGCAAAAGTTACTCAAGCACATATCCATATTGGACGTGTAGGACGAAATGGCCCTGTTGTCGCATTTTTGTTCGGTCCGAGTAAATTTGGAATTTCAGTGAGACGTGGCGTTGTGTCTGGTGTCTTGACCAACCGTGATCTAGTCGGCCCTCTACAAGGGAGAACGATCCAAGATTTAGTCCGGGAGATCAATCGTGGTAACACTTACGTCAACGTGCATACCGAACAGTATCCGAATGGTGAAATTAGAGGACAAATCTAA
- a CDS encoding ring-cleaving dioxygenase, producing the protein MHIISGHHHISMLTKNAQVNNQFYQDILGLRRVKKSVNQDDPSMYHLFYGDLVGSTGTGLTFFEMPNVGRTIQGTNAITQIGLLVPSYESLVFWKKRFELLGVKHNQITTYAGREALHFEDTDGLRLILLNNNGDAVPESWTVWNDSVIDPQHRILGMGPIEITVRSIDRLARTLKEMFGYIEVSRSDQDAIYQSVAGQSYGEIVIKELEGVSEKPGRGSIHHLAISVKNVDELQHWDNIVKERGFHSSGIVDRFYFQSLYFRESNGILFEIATDGPGFTVDSTVEELGKTLDLPPFLEERRAEIESNLTPLD; encoded by the coding sequence ATGCATATTATTTCAGGACATCATCATATTTCGATGCTAACAAAAAATGCTCAAGTAAATAATCAATTTTATCAAGATATATTAGGACTTCGCAGAGTTAAAAAATCAGTTAATCAGGATGACCCTAGTATGTATCATCTTTTTTACGGAGATCTAGTTGGTAGTACAGGAACGGGTTTAACTTTTTTTGAAATGCCTAACGTGGGAAGAACCATTCAGGGTACCAATGCAATTACACAAATCGGTTTGCTTGTCCCATCATATGAAAGTCTAGTGTTCTGGAAAAAGCGTTTTGAGTTATTAGGTGTGAAGCACAATCAAATTACAACATATGCTGGGCGAGAAGCTTTGCATTTCGAAGATACGGATGGCTTACGATTGATATTGTTAAACAATAATGGTGATGCCGTTCCTGAAAGTTGGACTGTATGGAATGATTCCGTGATAGACCCACAGCATCGTATTCTAGGTATGGGTCCAATCGAGATTACAGTACGTTCCATCGATCGGTTAGCGAGAACACTAAAGGAAATGTTCGGTTATATAGAGGTGTCGCGCTCTGATCAAGATGCGATCTATCAATCTGTAGCTGGTCAGTCGTATGGAGAGATCGTCATTAAAGAATTGGAAGGAGTAAGTGAGAAGCCTGGAAGAGGGAGTATTCATCATTTAGCCATCTCTGTTAAGAACGTTGACGAGTTACAACATTGGGACAACATCGTTAAAGAACGTGGTTTCCATTCATCAGGAATTGTGGATCGTTTCTATTTCCAAAGCTTATATTTCCGTGAATCGAACGGTATTTTATTTGAAATAGCAACGGATGGTCCTGGATTCACTGTAGATTCAACAGTCGAGGAACTTGGTAAAACATTAGATTTACCCCCATTCTTAGAAGAACGTCGTGCAGAAATTGAATCTAATTTAACACCACTAGATTAA